The genomic window GGGGTCAACTCTTGACTTGATACTAGCTCATGGGGTCAACTCTTGACTTGATACTACTTTGGGGTGGCGCGTAGAAATGGGGTCACTCTTGAATATTGATTTTCTCCCGAGGTCCGGATCGGCGGTGCGACGGAGATGATCCCGCCATTACTCACAGTCCATATGTTAACGCAAGACCTGACACCGTATGTTTGTGGCATCTAAACCCGAGCTTCGGATCGGTCACAAGGCTTTTCTTTCTCGATCTATTTACGCCGGTCACCTTCTTTCCTGCGTGTGAGTTCCAAGCACTGGGCAGAGGGCTGGCGTACATCCCACGCAGTTTCATACTTGAGACATTTGTCGGTTGCTCGGCAGGTGCAGCAAATGGCGTGAATGTGACAATCGATCCTTCCATCCAGACTCCCGGAATAATTCATCGGCTCACGACTGGTGGTCACGCCGAGGCATGGATGAAATTTGGAACCCTTCACGCCCTTGTCAACCATAATGCAATGTAGGAAACAACGTCCCGGTAAGCGTTCTAAATCAGGAACCTGTCTCCGAAATCTACTGGAGGCAGGCGAGACCCTGGTCGGCCTTGCCCAGTGAGGAATTGTATCCAAGCTCTATCACCGTCCGCTCCCCGTTCTTGGTGGCGGAGGCCCATCCATTGTCGCCGACCACCTTCATGTTCACCGATTGCGGTGCGGTGTCTTTCGTGTAGGACCCCGTGTGGCTCGATCCGGAAATGATGAACATTGTGGTCGAATCCATGAAGAGGGGATGGCCCTGAAGGTTGACCTGTACAACATTCTCGGGAGATTTCAGTGTCTTCTTGCCATTCTTTCCGGCGGAACCTTCTCCGAAGGGAACGCAGGTCAGGTTCCAGGGATTGTTTTTCCCGTCACCGGATGACCAGTTTTCGTTGAACGGCTGTCCATCCTTGTCCACGTAATTGTTGCAGGCCCCTCCCCGGTCAATGGCGATGAGATCCTGGCGAAGCAGGATCGGAACGTAACGGAACGTGGAGATAAGGTCGTCGTAATACAGGCTCCCGTGCTTCTTCCAGGCCCAGTCGTTGATTTTCGCCGAGAAATTCTGTTCGCGCACGCCCTTCGGGCTCGCATGGTACAATTTCAGGAACTCCTTCGGGGTAGCAGTTGCCATGCCATAGCAATACGCGCAGACCGGCTTCTTCGCGTCTCGATTGAGGTAGAGGGGGTACTCGCGATCGGAAAAAACCTGCCCCGGGTATTGCAGATGATAGTCGCGGCAAGAGACGGGTATGAACGCCTTGTGGGCCGGAAGGTCGTCCGCGATCGTTTCCGGCATGGGGGTGACGCTCCCGATCGCGCACGTTTCGGGTGTCCTTTCACACACCTGTGCCAGATCCCGCAATTTGCGAATCGTCCCGGATGTTGGATCCGTGATCTGAGTCTTGGCGTCGACCACGTTATAGGAGTGATACTTCGTGGTCGACGTCCACTCATAGTCATCCGGGTTATTGAACATGTTGTCGATTTCGCCGAGGAGTTTCTGGTAGTCATCATAGGAATTCAGGATCGCCGTAATGGCTGCCACCTGAGCGGTGTTATCCGCGTTGCATGCGTCCTCGGAGCCGGGACAGGCCACGTCCTTCTGGAGCCAGGCCTTGCGCTTGGACTCCCAATCGTCCCTGCTCCACTTGCGGAATGAGGCCAGGTACGCCGCCGTCTCGGAGGCGTCCGCGCCGCCCCCCAGGCAATCCTTGAGCTTACCGGTGAATTCCTGTGTCTTGGCGTAGAAACCATCCAGGGTGTCCCCAGGCGCCTGGAAATCGCATTCAATGGCGGCGTTCATAAAGGTTTTGAAGCTCTTTTTTGAGTTGTCATACGCAGCCTTGAAATCCGCGTTTGTCGACCCGCCCGCCGACTCATTGGGAACCTCTTCGCTGAATCCACCTGAGATGGATGCGGCGGCGGACGCGTCGGTTGCGACGATTTCAATCATGAGCTTGAGCTCGGCGCCGGTTTCCATCTCGAACAGGTAGTAGTCTCCACAATGATTGACGAAATCATCGAATGTGTCATACGCGCCGAGGATTTCGTCCTTGATGACGATGTCGGGGTTCAGGGACTTGACCAGCCCGGCCGCGGTGGAGTGATACACTCCGTAGACGCGGTTCGTTGAAAACTCGGCCGAGGCGGACCAAGAGGCATCTTCGCCCGCCTTGAACACTCCGATGCCCATCTTGGCGTGCTCGTTCATGGAAAGGCTGGCGGAAAGGTCCACGGAGGTCTTGATCACCTTTGCCTCGGTGACGCTCTCGACCGTTCCCGGTTTCCAGTAGCCGCCGGTCGTGGGATCCTGCGAGAACCCGGTCTTATCAAGGTCCACACACACGATCTGATCGTCCGCCGCGCCGGACACGGAATCGTAGGCGGACCCCCAGTTCATACGGGTCTTGACGTATTTGATGTCCAACGCATTGTGGCCGTCGAAACTCCGGGCCACCACGCGATCCACCCTTCCCGCGTCCTTGGCCTCCAGTTCCGGAGGCGTGATTTGGGCCAATGTCGCATCCGTCTCCACAGGCTCCGGGGGCGCGGCTGAGTTTGATTTGCCGGAGCCGTTGCAACCAACGAAGGTCACGGGCAGAACAATGACAAAGGCCAAAATACCGGACAGGGGAAAATGTATCATTTGCGAACTCTCCTTTGGAAATGGGGACTTTGGGGAAGACCGTTCAGTGATCCGTAATGTCCACAATCACCGCCCGGCGCGAGGAAGAATCGAGATTGAATCAGCGCGAATTTCCTTGCCGCTGGAAGCACGGGGTGCAACCTACGCTACGCGGACGAAATGTCAAGGTCGATAGAGTGCATCCGAAACCTCAGCGCTTCTCGACCCGCCTGCCGGTCTGCGGGCGGGAGGGATCGAAGAACAGGCGGGGTTACTGTTCGAGCGGATTCGAGAACTCCAAGACTTCGAGACTGGTTCCGTTCGCGCCAATTTCCGGACGCACATACGGCTCATACGGTGTCACATACGGTGTCAGGTCTTGCATTCATTCATTTCGTCTTCTCGAACTCCCGCAATCGTCTGCTCACGGTCGAGTAATGAACGCCCAATGACGCCGCGATCTCGCCCAACGTGTACCCCTCTCGAATATAGGCACGGCCCACCTCCTGCGGCGTCCCCTTCCTTCACGATCTCCCCGATCCCCCGGCGTACCCCAATTCCGGCCGATGAAGTCTGGGAGGAGCTGGGTATTTCCAGAAAGAAGAAGTCCACCCGCCGATAGCCGGTCCCCTATTCCCCGGGACAACGCGATGCTTGCCGCCGGGGTTCGTGCATGATGTGTTCAGGTCGGCAGGTGGTCGATGAAGGTGAGGTTGCAGGAGCGGCCGTGGGTGGATTCGGCCATGTCGACGGCGGCCTCGACGGACGGTGCGGGAACGAAAGGATCCTTCGCGCCGGCCACGATGACTTGGCCGATGTGCTTCATGCGCCGGAGAGGATAGCTGGCCATGAGTCCGTGAACGGGGTGGAACGAGTAGCAGTATCGGTACTTAAAAAGGTAGTCCGGCCGGTTGGCGAAATCTTCTTCGAACTGGTCACGCATCGCCCAGGGGTCTTTTGTGACAGGCAGGACGCGATCCCACACCTCGCGATAGGCGGCGTGGTGAACGTCGTCCCATTCGTTCGGACACGGCGTGGCCATGATGACCGTGCAGCCTTTCTTGCCGACGCTTTCCGTGGTTCCACCGAAGTAGCCGAGTCCCGATGAAAAAAGCGTAAGGATCGGGTTCATCTTCGCGAACGTGGCGTAGGGGCTGTACGACGCCAGGCCGTAAACGAGCACGTCGGCCTTTTCACCTTCCGGAACCGCCGCCGGCACGGAATCCTGGAGAAGCGAGAGAACTTTCTTGCGCGTGGCGGAGACTCCGCCCGCGAAGACATGGGCGACCTCGAAGGGGCTGCGGAGCACGGTCTCAATCTTGAACACGCGGTTCTTGCCCAG from Nitrospirota bacterium includes these protein-coding regions:
- a CDS encoding helix-turn-helix domain-containing protein yields the protein MGRAYIREGYTLGEIAASLGVHYSTVSRRLREFEKTK